In a genomic window of Sarcophilus harrisii chromosome 4, mSarHar1.11, whole genome shotgun sequence:
- the SP6 gene encoding transcription factor Sp6: protein MLTAVCGSLGSQHTEAPRASPPRLDLQPLQTYQGHTSPEAGDYPSPLQAGELQNLPLGPEVDFSQSYELPGGSSRVTCEDLESDSPLAPGPFSKLLQPDMSHHYESWFRPSHPGTEDGSWWDIHPGTSWMDLPHAQGTLASSGHPGALQAGLGGYVGDHQLCAPQPHTHPHHLLPATGGQHLLGPPDGAKPLEAAAPETHGLDASLDGAARPKGSRRSVPRSSGQAVCRCPNCLEAERLGSPCGPDGAKKKHLHNCHIPGCGKAYAKTSHLKAHLRWHSGDRPFVCNWLFCGKRFTRSDELQRHLQTHTGTKKFPCAVCSRVFMRSDHLAKHMKTHEGSKEEAAGTGAQCEGKSGAAAEPPGGKGKREAEGGGGGAAQSN from the coding sequence ATGCTAACCGCTGTGTGCGGCTCTCTGGGCAGCCAGCACACGGAAGCGCCTCGTGCCTCCCCGCCGCGCCTCGATCTGCAGCCACTCCAGACATACCAGGGCCATACGAGCCCGGAGGCAGGGGACTACCCCTCCCCACTCCAGGCCGGAGAGCTACAGAACCTCCCGCTGGGGCCTGAGGTGGACTTCTCACAAAGCTATGAGCTGCCGGGGGGCTCCTCACGGGTGACCTGTGAGGACCTGGAAAGCGACAGTCCTTTGGCCCCGGGCCCTTTTTCTAAACTCCTGCAGCCAGATATGTCTCACCACTATGAGTCGTGGTTCCGGCCGTCCCACCCAGGCACGGAGGATGGTTCGTGGTGGGACATCCACCCGGGTACCAGCTGGATGGACCTCCCTCATGCCCAGGGCACTCTAGCCTCTTCTGGTCACCCAGGAGCGCTTCAAGCCGGCCTAGGGGGTTATGTCGGCGATCACCAGCTTTGCGCACCACAACCTCACACTCACCCACACCATCTCCTCCCCGCCACGGGCGGACAGCACCTGTTAGGGCCGCCAGACGGCGCTAAACCTCTGGAAGCTGCAGCTCCCGAGACCCACGGGCTGGATGCCAGTCTGGACGGGGCGGCACGACCCAAGGGCTCCCGGCGCTCGGTGCCCCGCAGTTCAGGCCAGGCTGTGTGCCGCTGCCCCAACTGTCTGGAGGCAGAGAGGTTGGGGTCTCCTTGTGGGCCGGACGGGGCCAAGAAGAAACATCTTCACAACTGCCACATCCCGGGCTGCGGGAAAGCATACGCCAAGACGTCGCATCTCAAAGCGCACCTGCGCTGGCACAGCGGAGACCGCCCCTTCGTGTGCAACTGGCTCTTCTGCGGGAAACGTTTCACTCGCTCCGACGAGCTCCAGCGCCATCTCCAGACCCACACCGGCACCAAGAAATTCCCTTGCGCCGTCTGCAGCCGCGTCTTCATGCGCAGCGACCACCTGGCTAAGCACATGAAAACCCACGAAGGCTCCAAAGAGGAGGCGGCCGGGACCGGAGCACAATGTGAAGGGAAATCCGGAGCTGCTGCCGAACCCCCCGGGGGTAAAGGCAAGCGGGAAGCGGAGGGCGGCGGGGGCGGCGCCGCACAGTCCAACTGA